A DNA window from Arachis duranensis cultivar V14167 chromosome 3, aradu.V14167.gnm2.J7QH, whole genome shotgun sequence contains the following coding sequences:
- the LOC107481276 gene encoding two-component response regulator ARR5, translated as MDCDGVVSGVRMGEASEEVHVLAVDDSLVDRKVIERLLKILACKVTAVDSGLRALEYLGLDQHKIPSQSNGFVEGLKVDLIITDYCMPGMTGYDLLKKIKESSTFREIPVVIMSSENILPRIDRCLEEGAEDFIVKPVKLSDVKRLKDYGVGGRINKRKLPDTTEPDLSSSPPSDSSSLLSSSPSISPSPPSIIDSPIRRLKMTTATHD; from the exons ATGGATTGTGACGGCGTCGTTTCAGGGGTGAGAATGGGAGAGGCTTCCGAAGAGGTTCACGTGTTGGCCGTTGATGACAGCCTCGTCGATCGCAAGGTCATTGAGCGCTTGCTCAAAATCCTAGCTTGTAAag TGACTGCTGTGGATAGTGGACTGAGAGCACTGGAGTATCTTGGACTTGATCAACACAAAATTCCCTCTCAATCTAACGGTTTTGTT gaGGGTTTGAAGGTGGATCTAATTATCACGGACTACTGCATGCCCGGGATGACCGGTTACGACCTCCTCAAGAAAATCAAG GAATCTTCCACGTTCAGAGAAATTCCAGTTGTGATTATGTCCTCTGAAAATATCTTGCCGCGCATAGACAG GTGTTTGGAGGAAGGTGCAGAGGATTTCATAGTAAAGCCGGTGAAGTTATCTGACGTGAAGCGTTTGAAGGATTACGGCGTTGGTGGTAGGATCAACAAGAGGAAGCTACCAGATACTACTGAACCTGATCTCTCTTCATCACCACCGTCGGATTCCTCATCGCTACTTTCATCATCACCCTCTATTTCTCCATCTCCACCGTCCATCATTGATTCCCCAATCAGACGGCTCAAAATGACCACCGCCACCCATGATTGA